The following are encoded in a window of Vespa crabro chromosome 2, iyVesCrab1.2, whole genome shotgun sequence genomic DNA:
- the LOC124421856 gene encoding zinc finger protein 69-like yields MTADFEKDITHCLICNSKVGVSTRSSIRIFNETSVTTSEKPLVDIICTVLEININEENAHSLVICKKCYKLFNEVDELENRLLEIKQELYNNYQKTITKISDLSKNEEEYTDHDYINNIENQTMEIELKDEEIPDPSNYKESEREFEVVEEIMEERDETEESENMFVGVEAINESKNEHEKKRLKKVKSNVKDETSQEQIVVRDGVMYTCLLCTDEEEKAVADAKTIIAHMKNVHDTRLYICDICGDDFKKRNELSLHLDEHVAKEEGDFQCEICNRIFSNLRLFRIHKRIHYPQVKSWPCETCGKRYSSRNLLEEHINTHTGVRPYVCETCGKDFASKYTYKAHIKTHQIRPRPFECSQCNKTFLSQQNLNQHERTHNGVKDYVCHQCGKAFGSPHNLEVHNIVHTGYKPYICRMCGKAFARKAEIRDHERTHTGEKPYQCEFCGATFSQRSNLQSHKRATHYNDKRYKCDDCGKGFKRRRLLDYHIKAAHTGERPYKCDICTATFVYPEHFKKHMRIHTGEKPYLCEVCGKAFNSRDNRNAHRFIHSDKKPYECLVCGMGFMRKPLLYAHMQTQGHLNDTIVVNQPRLTTEDDQVITIPDGNVELLMDETENNQLEETELYVTELKDHVIIQHQNENQIYNEESVLNMPAEENVVEEVDQITVDQQINFSERDAIECKNEDTDQVEEVYTYNDSEEGETVVPNPAEYKEIVEEKKNAVRLVQIRFPTSVSEEGRSWLSLVQNT; encoded by the exons ATGACGGCTGATTTTGAGAAGGATATTACTCATTGCTTAATTTGTAATAGTAAAGTTGGAGTTTCTACTAGAAGcagtatacgtatatttaatgaaacttCTGTTACTACTTCAGAAAAGCCTCTTGTGGATATTATATGTACagttttagaaataaatattaatgaggAAAATGCTCATTCACTcgttatatgtaaaaaatgctacaaattatttaatgag gtTGATGAATTAGAAAATAGGCTACTTGAGataaaacaagaattatataataattatcaaaaaactATTACTAAAATATCTGACCTATCCAAAAATGAAGAGGAATATACTGATCAtgattacataaataatatagaaaatcagACTATGGAAATTGAACTAAAAGATGAGGAAATCCCGGATCCATCAAAt tacaaagaaagtgagagagagtttgAAGTAGTTGAAGAGATAATGGAAGAAAGGGATGAAACAGAAGAGTCAGAAAACATGTTTGTTGGAGTAGAAGCCATAAATGAGTCAAAAAATgaacacgaaaaaaaaagattgaagaaAGTTAAATCTAATGTAAAAGATGAAACTTCTCAGGAACAG ATTGTCGTTAGAGATGGAGTTATGTATACTTGCTTACTATGTACagatgaggaagaaaaagcaGTAGCTGATGCAAAAACTATTATAGCACATATGAAAAATGTACATGACACACGTTTATACATTTGTGATATATGTGGAGAtgatttcaaaaaaagaaatgaattatctCTTCACCTTGATGAACACGTTGCAAAGGAGGAAGGTGATTTTCAATGTGAAATATGTAACAGAATCTTTAGTAATTTACGATTATTTAGAATCCATAAGAGAATTCACTATCCACAAGTGAAATCATGGCCTTGCGAAACCTGTGGTAAAAGATACAG CTCCAGGAATCTTTTGGAAGAACATATTAACACACATACTGGAGTACGCCCGTACGTTTGTGAGACTTGTGGGAAAGATTTCGCATctaagtatacatataaagcTCATATAAAAACACATCAGATACGTCCGCGGCCATTTGAGTGCTCACAatgtaataaaacatttttgagTCAACAAAATCTTAATCAACATGAAAGAACTCATAATGGTGTTAAAGATTACGTATGCCATCAGTGTGGTAAGGCATTTGGATCACCGCATAACTTAGAAGTACATAATATTGTACATACTGGATATAAACCATATATATGCAGAATGTGTGGGAAGGCATTTGCTCGGAAAGCAGAAATAAGAGATCATGAACGCACTCACACAGGAGAAAAGCCTTATCAATGCGAATTCTGTGGGGCTACTTTTAG tcAAAGATCCAATCTACAATCTCATAAACGTGCTACACATTACAATGATAAAAGATACAAATGTGATGATTGTGGTAAAggatttaaaagaagaagacttctagattatcatataaaagCAGCTCATACGGGTGAAAGACCTTATAAGTGTGATATATGCACAGCAACTTTTGTTTATCCTGAACATTTCAAAAAACATATGCGCATTCACACTGGTGAAAAGCCATATTTGTGTGAG GTATGTGGGAAAGCATTCAATAGTAGAGATAATAGAAATGCACATCGATTTATACATAGTGACAAAAAGCCTTATGAATGTTTAGTATGTGGTATGGGCTTTATGAGAAAACCTTTGTTGTATGCTCATATGCAAACTCAG gGGCACTTAAATGATACAATTGTTGTAAATCAACCACGTTTAACTACAGAAGATGATCAAGTAATAACAATTCCAGATGGTAATGTAGAGTTGTTAATGGACGAGACAGAAAATAATcaa ctGGAAGAAACAGAGTTATATGTCACCGAATTGAAAGACCATGTTATCATACAAcatcaaaatgaaaatcaaatatataacgAAGAAAGTGTTTTGAATATGCCTGCAGAAGAGAATGTCGTAGAAGAAGTTGATCAAATAACGGTCGATCAACag ataaactTTTCTGAAAGAGATGCTATAGAATGTAAAAATGAAGATACAGATCAAGTAGAAGAAGTATACACTTATAACGATAGCGAAGAAGGGGAAACAGTTGTACCGAATCCTGCTGAGTATAAAGAAAttgtagaagagaaaaaaaatgctgTAAGATTGGTACAAATACGATTTCCAACATCTGTATCTGAAGAAGGTAGAAGTTGGCTGAGCTTAGTACAAAATACATGA